A genomic segment from Pseudorca crassidens isolate mPseCra1 chromosome 6, mPseCra1.hap1, whole genome shotgun sequence encodes:
- the LOC137226187 gene encoding tubulin alpha-1D chain-like, whose protein sequence is MERLSVDYGKKSKLEFSIYPAPQVSTAVVEPYNSILTTHTTLEHSDCAFMVDNEAIYDICRRNLDIERPTYTNLNRLISQIVSSITASLRFDGALNVDLTEFQTNLVPYPRIHFPLATYAPVISAEKAYHEQLSVAEITNACFEPANQMVKCDPRHGKYMACCLLYRGDVVPKDVNAAIAAIKTKRSIQFVDWCPTGFKVGINYQPPTVVPGGDLAKVQRAVCMLSNTTAIAEAWARLDHKFDLMYAKRAFVHWYVGEGMEEGEFSEAREDMAALEKDYEEVGMDSVEGEGEEEEGDEYWGNPSRLS, encoded by the coding sequence ATGGAGCGGCTCTCTGTTGACTATGGCAAGAAATCCAAGCTGGAGTTCTCCATCTACCCAGCCCCGCAGGTGTCCACAGCCGTGGTGGAGCCCTATAACTCCATCCTGACCACCCACACCACCCTGGAGCACTCAGACTGTGCCTTCATGGTGGACAACGAAGCCATCTACGACATCTGCCGCCGCAACCTAGACATCGAGCGCCCGACTTACACCAACCTCAACCGCCTCATCAGCCAAATCGTCTCCTCCATCACGGCCTCCCTGCGCTTCGACGGCGCCCTCAACGTGGACCTGACGGAGTTCCAGACCAACCTGGTGCCCTACCCTCGCATCCACTTCCCCCTGGCCACCTATGCGCCAGTCATCTCTGCAGAGAAAGCCTACCACGAGCAGCTGTCGGTGGCAGAGATCACCAATGCCTGCTTCGAGCCTGCCAACCAGATGGTGAAGTGTGATCCCCGTCACGGCAAGTACATGGCCTGCTGCCTGCTGTACCGTGGAGACGTGGTGCCCAAGGATGTCAACGCCGCCATCGCTGCCATCAAGACCAAGCGCAGTATTCAGTTCGTGGACTGGTGCCCCACGGGCTTCAAGGTTGGCATCAACTACCAGCCCCCCACTGTGGTGCCCGGGGGTGATCTGGCCAAGGTGCAGCGTGCCGTGTGCATGCTGAGCAACACGACCGCCATCGCTGAGGCCTGGGCCCGCCTGGACCACAAGTTCGACCTGATGTATGCCAAGAGGGCGTTTGTGCACTGGTACGTGGGCGAGGGCATGGAGGAGGGTGAGTTCTCCGAGGCCCGGGAGGATATGGCTGCCCTGGAGAAGGATTACGAGGAGGTGGGCATGGATagtgtggagggggagggagaagaggaggagggggatgaATACTGGGGGAATCCTTCACGTCTGTCCTGA
- the DNAJB2 gene encoding dnaJ homolog subfamily B member 2 isoform X3: MASYYEILDVPRSASADDIKKAYRKKALQWHPDKNPDNKEFAEKKFKEVAEAYEVLSDKHKREIYDHYGREGLTGAGTGPCRAEAGSGGPGFTFTFRSPEEVFREFFGSGDPFAELFDDLGPFSELQNRSARHSGPFFTFSSSFPGHSDFSSSSFSFSPGAGAFRSVSTSTTFVQGRRITTRRIMENGQERVEVEEDGQLKSVTINGIPDDLALGLELSRREQQQSVTSRSGATQVRQTPVSRPPDSDLSEDDEDLQLAMAYSLSEMEAAGKKPADVF; encoded by the exons ATGGCATCCTACTACGAGATCCTAGACGTGCCGCGAAGTGCGTCCGCTGATGACATCAAAAAGGC ATATCGGAAGAAGGCTTTACAGTGGCACCCAGACAAGAACCCAGATAATAAAGAGTTTGCTGAGAAGAAGTTCAAGGAGGTGGCCGAGGCGTATGAAGTGCTGTCGGACA AGCATAAGCGTGAGATCTACGACCACTATGGCCGGGAAGGGCTGACTGGGGCAG GTACTGGCCCGTGTCGGGCAGAAGCTGGCAGTGGCGGCCCTGGCTTCACCTTCACCTTCCGCAGCCCGGAGGAGGTCTTCCGGGAGTTCTTCGGGAGTGGTGACCCTTTTGCAGAGCTCTTTG ATGACCTGGGCCCGTTCTCAGAGCTTCAGAACCGGAGTGCCCGACACTCGGGCCCTTTCTtcaccttctcttcctccttccctggacACTCTG ATTTCTCCTCCTCATCTTTCTCCTtcagtcctggggctggtgcttTTCGCTCTGTCTCTACATCTACCACCTTTGTCCAAGGACGCCGCATCACGACGCGCAG GATCATGGAGAACGGGCAGGAGCGGGTGGAAGTAGAGGAGGACGGGCAGCTGAAGTCTGTCACAATCAATG GTATCCCGGATGACCTGGCACTGGGCTTGGAGCTGAGCCGTCGCGAGCAGCAACAGTCTGTCACCTCCAGATCAGGGGCCACACAGGTCCGGCAGACCCCTGTGTCGCGACCCCCTGACAGTGACCTCTCTGAGGATGACGAGGACCTGCAGCTTGCCATGGCCTACAGCCTGTCAGAGATGGAGGCAGCTGGGAAGAAACCAGCAG ATGTGTTCTGA
- the DNAJB2 gene encoding dnaJ homolog subfamily B member 2 isoform X2 → MASYYEILDVPRSASADDIKKAYRKKALQWHPDKNPDNKEFAEKKFKEVAEAYEVLSDKHKREIYDHYGREGLTGAGTGPCRAEAGSGGPGFTFTFRSPEEVFREFFGSGDPFAELFELQNRSARHSGPFFTFSSSFPGHSDFSSSSFSFSPGAGAFRSVSTSTTFVQGRRITTRRIMENGQERVEVEEDGQLKSVTINGIPDDLALGLELSRREQQQSVTSRSGATQVRQTPVSRPPDSDLSEDDEDLQLAMAYSLSEMEAAGKKPAGGRGAQRRRQGQPKAQNHNPGMGETHEGARGDTAKPSPSPEEKASRCLIL, encoded by the exons ATGGCATCCTACTACGAGATCCTAGACGTGCCGCGAAGTGCGTCCGCTGATGACATCAAAAAGGC ATATCGGAAGAAGGCTTTACAGTGGCACCCAGACAAGAACCCAGATAATAAAGAGTTTGCTGAGAAGAAGTTCAAGGAGGTGGCCGAGGCGTATGAAGTGCTGTCGGACA AGCATAAGCGTGAGATCTACGACCACTATGGCCGGGAAGGGCTGACTGGGGCAG GTACTGGCCCGTGTCGGGCAGAAGCTGGCAGTGGCGGCCCTGGCTTCACCTTCACCTTCCGCAGCCCGGAGGAGGTCTTCCGGGAGTTCTTCGGGAGTGGTGACCCTTTTGCAGAGCTCTTTG AGCTTCAGAACCGGAGTGCCCGACACTCGGGCCCTTTCTtcaccttctcttcctccttccctggacACTCTG ATTTCTCCTCCTCATCTTTCTCCTtcagtcctggggctggtgcttTTCGCTCTGTCTCTACATCTACCACCTTTGTCCAAGGACGCCGCATCACGACGCGCAG GATCATGGAGAACGGGCAGGAGCGGGTGGAAGTAGAGGAGGACGGGCAGCTGAAGTCTGTCACAATCAATG GTATCCCGGATGACCTGGCACTGGGCTTGGAGCTGAGCCGTCGCGAGCAGCAACAGTCTGTCACCTCCAGATCAGGGGCCACACAGGTCCGGCAGACCCCTGTGTCGCGACCCCCTGACAGTGACCTCTCTGAGGATGACGAGGACCTGCAGCTTGCCATGGCCTACAGCCTGTCAGAGATGGAGGCAGCTGGGAAGAAACCAGCAGGTGGGCGGGGGGCACAGCGTCGACGGCAGGGGCAGCCCAAGGCCCAGAACCACAACCCAGGCATGGGGGAGACCCATGAGGGTGCAAGGGGTGACACAGCCAAACCCAGCCCATCTCCGGAGGAGAAGGCCTCTCGCTGCCTCATCCTCTGA
- the DNAJB2 gene encoding dnaJ homolog subfamily B member 2 isoform X1 produces the protein MASYYEILDVPRSASADDIKKAYRKKALQWHPDKNPDNKEFAEKKFKEVAEAYEVLSDKHKREIYDHYGREGLTGAGTGPCRAEAGSGGPGFTFTFRSPEEVFREFFGSGDPFAELFDDLGPFSELQNRSARHSGPFFTFSSSFPGHSDFSSSSFSFSPGAGAFRSVSTSTTFVQGRRITTRRIMENGQERVEVEEDGQLKSVTINGIPDDLALGLELSRREQQQSVTSRSGATQVRQTPVSRPPDSDLSEDDEDLQLAMAYSLSEMEAAGKKPAGGRGAQRRRQGQPKAQNHNPGMGETHEGARGDTAKPSPSPEEKASRCLIL, from the exons ATGGCATCCTACTACGAGATCCTAGACGTGCCGCGAAGTGCGTCCGCTGATGACATCAAAAAGGC ATATCGGAAGAAGGCTTTACAGTGGCACCCAGACAAGAACCCAGATAATAAAGAGTTTGCTGAGAAGAAGTTCAAGGAGGTGGCCGAGGCGTATGAAGTGCTGTCGGACA AGCATAAGCGTGAGATCTACGACCACTATGGCCGGGAAGGGCTGACTGGGGCAG GTACTGGCCCGTGTCGGGCAGAAGCTGGCAGTGGCGGCCCTGGCTTCACCTTCACCTTCCGCAGCCCGGAGGAGGTCTTCCGGGAGTTCTTCGGGAGTGGTGACCCTTTTGCAGAGCTCTTTG ATGACCTGGGCCCGTTCTCAGAGCTTCAGAACCGGAGTGCCCGACACTCGGGCCCTTTCTtcaccttctcttcctccttccctggacACTCTG ATTTCTCCTCCTCATCTTTCTCCTtcagtcctggggctggtgcttTTCGCTCTGTCTCTACATCTACCACCTTTGTCCAAGGACGCCGCATCACGACGCGCAG GATCATGGAGAACGGGCAGGAGCGGGTGGAAGTAGAGGAGGACGGGCAGCTGAAGTCTGTCACAATCAATG GTATCCCGGATGACCTGGCACTGGGCTTGGAGCTGAGCCGTCGCGAGCAGCAACAGTCTGTCACCTCCAGATCAGGGGCCACACAGGTCCGGCAGACCCCTGTGTCGCGACCCCCTGACAGTGACCTCTCTGAGGATGACGAGGACCTGCAGCTTGCCATGGCCTACAGCCTGTCAGAGATGGAGGCAGCTGGGAAGAAACCAGCAGGTGGGCGGGGGGCACAGCGTCGACGGCAGGGGCAGCCCAAGGCCCAGAACCACAACCCAGGCATGGGGGAGACCCATGAGGGTGCAAGGGGTGACACAGCCAAACCCAGCCCATCTCCGGAGGAGAAGGCCTCTCGCTGCCTCATCCTCTGA